The genomic segment CCACTGAAGACGAATGCGCGGGCGTAGACGCGGTTGAAGGTTCCCAGGAACGCAATCCGAGCGTCCGCTTGGCCGGCTCGTACGTGAACTTCCTGATCGTCAACGGGGGCATCATTGCCCCAAGTTTCGACGATCCACTGGACGGCCCGGCAAGGGAATTGCTGCAAAGTCTTTTCCCGGAGCACGAAGTGGTGATGGTGCCAGGCCGGGAACTGTTACTGGGGGGCGGGAATATCCACTGCCTTACCCAACAGCAACCTGCGCCGTGGGTAAAATGAGTGGCGATGTAACAGCCCGGTAAGGTCAGTCGAAACGGCTCTGCGCCGGACTTTTGGATCCATCCTGGCAAGCCCGCGTCCCGGTTGGGGCGCGGGTTTTTTTGTGTCTGGTTTGTTAGCGACCTGCGACGTTGGCATAGCTCTTGTATCGCCATCCAGGCAGTTCCGGAAAGCGGGGCTGCGTTGTTTTGTCATAAACCTCGGATAGATTGGCCGCTCATCAACCAGGAGGGCGCTGGAATGAACATGATAAGCGAGCGCACATGCCATCCTTTGGCTGTTAACGGTGAGTCGCTCCAAGCCTTGGCGCAGTGGTTGAAATCCAACGGAACGCGTCAGATCAGGGAGCCTGATCCGCGGCGGATGATCATGGAGCGCTACCCCGTTGGCCTGTTCAGCGAGGCGGAGCTGGAAGCGTTGTGGGATGTGATGCAAGGATAGAATTCGAAGGATTGATACGAAGCGCTGGCCGCGATGGCAGCGCTTTTTTTATGGCCGGGAATCACCGCGAACGTGTGTCAACGGACTGCATTCGACCGATCCATGAAACAAACTGAGCACTGTTGCGGTGTTTTTCCATCGCGCTTCGAAGACTAACCTGTCGCTACTGAACCCTAAGCGCCAGCGGAGTTTTCATGGCCATTCTTCATTACATCTACGACCCACTGTGTGGCTGGTGTTACGGCGCCAAGCCATTGATACAGGCCGCCCGGACGGTGCTGCCGGTCGTCGCTCATGGCGGCGGCATGATGACGGGCGCCAATCGCCAGCCAGTCTCCGCCCAGCTGCGCAACTATGTGATGCCCCACGACCAGCGAATCGCCGAATACACCGGGCAACCGTTTGGCGAGGCGTACTTCGACGGCCTGTTGCGCGATCACAGCGCGGTCTTCGATTCCACGCCGCCGACGGCCGCGGTGCTGGCGGCCGAGCAGCTTGGCGGTCTAGGCCTGGAGCTGTTGGAGCGTCTGCAAACCGGACATTACGTTGAAGGCCGGCGCATCGCTGACCACACCGTGCTGTTGGAACTGGCCCAGTCCGTTGGGCTCGAAAGCCAGGCGTTCCAGGCGACGATGCTGACAGTCGATGTCCAGGCGCATGTCCAGGACAGCCGCGCCTTGCTGGCTCGCGTGGGCGGCCAGGGTTTCCCGACCCTGGCGCTGGAGCAAGACGGCCAGTACAGGGTAATCGACATCGGCCCCTGGCTCGGCAAGCCTCAGGCATTTGTCGATTGGTTGA from the Pseudomonas marvdashtae genome contains:
- a CDS encoding DsbA family protein, producing MAILHYIYDPLCGWCYGAKPLIQAARTVLPVVAHGGGMMTGANRQPVSAQLRNYVMPHDQRIAEYTGQPFGEAYFDGLLRDHSAVFDSTPPTAAVLAAEQLGGLGLELLERLQTGHYVEGRRIADHTVLLELAQSVGLESQAFQATMLTVDVQAHVQDSRALLARVGGQGFPTLALEQDGQYRVIDIGPWLGKPQAFVDWLKQIAPAAASGQSFEACGLDGCSL